The following coding sequences are from one Oceanimonas doudoroffii window:
- a CDS encoding MFS transporter, whose amino-acid sequence MLGILANRTYRKLFTAQVIALLGTGLATVALSLLAFELAGNQAGAVLGSIFGIKMVAYVLISPVAAVITARLPRRPLLVTLDLLRAATALGLPFVTQVWQVYVLVFLLQSASACFTPLYQATIPEVLKDEEQYTKALSLSRLAYDLETLLSPALAVALLSLMSWHGLFIGTMAGFVASALLLLATTLPVPRANGQGSFYQQVTRGLRVYLATPRLRGLLALNLAVACAGAMVIVNTVVMVQARLGLSERHTALALACFGAGSMMAALALPLLLKRWQERTLMLSGGLCLVAGLLAATGMQSLMWLLLPWWLLGIGYALVQTPSGRLLARSAHAEDRPAVFAAQFSLSHACWLLAYPLAGWLGSALGLLPTLVLLAAIALAAVLAAARLWPAVDAGGLYHCHDDLAAGHPHLAGGPPCHVHPYVIDDLHTRWPG is encoded by the coding sequence ATGCTCGGCATACTGGCCAACCGAACCTACCGAAAACTGTTCACCGCCCAGGTGATTGCCCTGCTGGGCACCGGGCTGGCCACCGTGGCCCTGAGCCTGCTGGCATTTGAGCTGGCGGGTAACCAGGCGGGCGCCGTGCTGGGCTCCATCTTTGGCATCAAGATGGTGGCCTACGTGTTGATTTCTCCGGTCGCTGCCGTCATTACGGCACGGTTGCCCCGCCGCCCCCTGCTGGTGACCCTGGATCTGCTCAGGGCAGCCACGGCACTGGGCCTGCCCTTCGTCACCCAGGTATGGCAGGTCTATGTGCTGGTTTTTCTGCTGCAGTCGGCCTCGGCCTGTTTTACCCCGCTGTATCAGGCCACCATTCCCGAAGTGCTCAAGGATGAGGAGCAATACACCAAGGCCTTGTCCCTGTCGCGCCTGGCTTATGATCTGGAGACCCTGCTCAGTCCGGCACTGGCGGTGGCGCTGCTGTCCCTGATGAGCTGGCATGGCCTGTTTATTGGTACCATGGCCGGTTTTGTGGCCTCGGCCTTGCTGTTGCTGGCGACCACACTGCCGGTGCCGCGAGCCAACGGCCAGGGAAGCTTTTACCAGCAAGTGACACGCGGCCTGCGTGTGTATCTGGCCACTCCCCGGCTCAGGGGACTGCTGGCCTTGAACCTGGCGGTAGCCTGTGCCGGGGCCATGGTTATCGTGAATACGGTGGTGATGGTTCAGGCCCGGCTGGGCTTGTCGGAGCGGCATACCGCGCTGGCCCTGGCCTGCTTTGGGGCGGGCTCCATGATGGCGGCGCTGGCATTGCCGTTGTTGCTGAAACGATGGCAGGAACGGACCCTGATGCTGTCTGGTGGACTGTGTCTGGTGGCGGGGCTGTTGGCGGCCACCGGTATGCAAAGTCTGATGTGGCTGCTGTTACCGTGGTGGCTGCTGGGTATCGGTTATGCCCTGGTGCAGACCCCGTCGGGACGGTTGCTGGCGCGTTCGGCCCACGCCGAAGACAGGCCGGCGGTGTTTGCCGCCCAGTTTTCCCTGTCGCATGCCTGCTGGCTGCTGGCCTACCCCTTGGCCGGCTGGCTGGGCAGTGCGCTGGGGCTTTTGCCCACCCTGGTATTGCTGGCCGCGATTGCCCTGGCGGCGGTATTGGCGGCCGCTCGCCTGTGGCCGGCGGTGGATGCCGGCGGACTCTATCACTGCCATGATGATCTCGCCGCCGGGCACCCCCACCTGGCCGGTGGTCCCCCATGCCATGTGCATCCCTATGTTATCGACGATTTGCACACGCGTTGGCCGGGGTGA
- a CDS encoding NAD(P)/FAD-dependent oxidoreductase gives MQAWDVIVIGAGAAGLMCAAEAGKRGRRVLVLDHGKRIGRKILMSGGGRCNFTNYHVEPGAYLCANPHFVKSALARYTQWDFIALVDKHRIAYHEKTLGQLFCDDSAQNIVDLLVAECESAGVTIRLRSEVLNVERLGEGFGVATAGEQYSCQSLVVATGGLSMPKIGASPLGYRLAEQFGLKVLPTRAGLVPFTLQPEDKQTLESLSGVSLPVVVESEDGTRFAENLLFTHRGVSGPAVLQISSYWQPGERVCFELLPAGSLAGAVAESPNQELKTWLARHLPRRLIEALLTRGDLNSKPLKQYTPKELAAVEHTLAAWPLQPGGTEGYRTAEVTLGGVDTDELSSKTMAAKKVPHLYFIGEVMDVTGWLGGYNFQWAWSSGWVAGQVV, from the coding sequence ATGCAGGCCTGGGATGTGATAGTGATCGGTGCCGGCGCCGCCGGTCTGATGTGTGCCGCCGAGGCCGGCAAGCGAGGGCGCCGCGTGCTGGTGCTGGATCACGGCAAGCGCATCGGCCGCAAAATCCTGATGTCGGGGGGGGGACGCTGCAATTTCACCAACTACCATGTGGAGCCCGGCGCCTACCTGTGCGCCAACCCGCATTTTGTGAAGTCGGCCCTGGCCCGCTACACCCAGTGGGACTTTATCGCCCTGGTCGACAAGCATCGCATTGCTTACCACGAAAAGACCCTGGGACAACTGTTCTGCGACGATTCGGCGCAGAACATCGTCGATCTGCTGGTGGCGGAGTGTGAGTCTGCCGGCGTGACCATACGGCTGCGGTCCGAGGTGCTGAATGTGGAGCGCCTTGGTGAGGGCTTTGGCGTGGCTACTGCCGGCGAACAGTACAGCTGTCAGTCGCTGGTGGTGGCCACCGGCGGCCTGTCCATGCCCAAAATAGGCGCCTCGCCCCTGGGGTACCGGTTGGCGGAACAGTTTGGTCTCAAGGTGTTGCCCACTCGGGCCGGCCTGGTGCCCTTTACCCTGCAACCGGAAGACAAACAGACCCTGGAAAGCCTGTCCGGCGTCAGCCTGCCGGTGGTGGTGGAAAGTGAAGACGGCACTCGCTTTGCCGAGAACCTGCTGTTTACCCACAGGGGCGTATCCGGCCCGGCGGTGCTGCAAATTTCTTCTTATTGGCAGCCCGGTGAGCGGGTGTGCTTTGAGCTGCTGCCCGCCGGCAGTTTGGCCGGGGCGGTGGCAGAGAGCCCGAATCAGGAGCTGAAAACCTGGCTGGCGCGGCACCTGCCCAGACGGCTGATCGAGGCCCTGCTGACCCGGGGAGATCTCAACAGCAAGCCGCTTAAGCAATACACTCCCAAAGAGCTGGCGGCGGTGGAGCACACCCTGGCCGCCTGGCCGCTGCAGCCGGGCGGCACCGAGGGTTACCGCACCGCCGAGGTGACCCTGGGCGGGGTCGACACCGACGAGTTGTCGTCCAAGACCATGGCGGCGAAAAAGGTGCCTCACCTCTATTTTATTGGCGAGGTGATGGACGTGACCGGCTGGCTGGGAGGCTACAATTTTCAGTGGGCCTGGAGCTCCGGTTGGGTCGCCGGTCAGGTGGTGTAA
- a CDS encoding methyltransferase: protein MSELADQFHSLSTLLQRHHGDWQRLPFACRTLPWPELAPVLSTLSEDDLDALEAEPAAAHGLLAPYRSEVAAVHDWPIPTLKRASDYATPRWSSGIPGRKWAQISDFAANIHGHHPILEWCAGKGHLGRLLALQQQQAVTSLEWSADLCRQGKALAERLQIEHHFYCADALAPEAAGLFRREQQAVALHACGELHLRFLQHGVRAGTRSLTLSPCCYHLITGQHYQPLSTAGRRAGLSLSRHDLRLPLQQQVTGGERVRRLRQIELTWRLAFDELQRTLTGNDAYLPLPTFPKQLLSGDFAAFARWACERKGLAVPAQIDDAHWLALADERRLLVKRIELVRHLYRHPLELWLLLDRALFLEEQGYRVTLGTFTDMANTPRRYLLQAHKPTAAP, encoded by the coding sequence ATGAGCGAACTCGCCGACCAGTTTCATTCCCTGAGCACCCTGCTGCAACGCCATCACGGCGACTGGCAGCGGCTGCCCTTTGCCTGCCGCACCCTGCCCTGGCCGGAACTGGCGCCGGTGCTGAGCACGCTGTCGGAAGACGATCTCGACGCCCTGGAAGCCGAACCGGCCGCGGCTCATGGCCTGCTGGCTCCCTATCGTTCGGAGGTGGCGGCGGTGCACGACTGGCCCATCCCCACCCTGAAAAGGGCCAGTGATTACGCCACGCCCCGCTGGAGCAGCGGCATTCCCGGCCGAAAATGGGCGCAGATCAGCGACTTTGCCGCCAATATTCACGGCCATCACCCCATTCTCGAATGGTGTGCCGGCAAGGGCCACCTGGGCCGGCTGCTGGCCCTACAGCAGCAACAGGCGGTGACCAGCCTGGAGTGGAGCGCGGATCTGTGCCGACAGGGGAAAGCCCTGGCCGAGCGGTTGCAGATCGAGCATCACTTTTACTGCGCCGACGCCCTGGCTCCCGAGGCCGCCGGGCTGTTTCGCCGGGAGCAACAGGCGGTGGCACTGCATGCCTGCGGCGAATTGCACCTGCGCTTTCTGCAGCACGGCGTGAGGGCTGGCACGCGGTCACTGACGTTGTCGCCCTGCTGCTATCACCTGATCACCGGGCAGCACTACCAGCCATTGTCGACGGCGGGCCGTCGGGCCGGGCTGAGCTTAAGCCGCCACGATCTGCGCCTGCCCCTGCAGCAGCAAGTGACCGGTGGCGAACGGGTTCGTCGGCTGCGCCAGATCGAACTGACCTGGCGACTGGCCTTTGACGAGCTGCAACGGACTCTCACCGGCAACGATGCCTACCTGCCCCTGCCCACCTTTCCCAAGCAGTTACTGAGTGGTGACTTTGCCGCGTTCGCCCGCTGGGCCTGTGAGCGCAAGGGGCTGGCCGTGCCCGCACAGATTGACGACGCGCACTGGCTCGCCCTGGCCGACGAGCGCCGCCTGCTGGTCAAGCGCATCGAGCTGGTGCGCCACCTCTACCGTCATCCGCTGGAGCTGTGGCTGCTGCTGGATCGGGCCCTGTTTCTTGAAGAGCAGGGCTACCGGGTCACCCTGGGCACCTTTACCGACATGGCCAACACGCCCCGTCGTTACCTGCTGCAGGCCCACAAACCCACAGCCGCGCCCTGA
- a CDS encoding ion transporter — protein MKTPVRFVPPTAFELLMMVLSIVSLVAVVLHQFGPFNANEKELLLYLDTGICVILLSHFFYGLARAPSKKRFLKVHWIDFIASIPAIDVLRYGRIFQVLRVLRMLRVANQVIRHLLKHSGSTMMASMLLVLVVVISGSAIAILMTEAGHPDSNIETAEDAIWWALVTISTVGYGDHYPVTTAGRIISSVVIFAGVTLFAGVSGLVASAVLSPKTEEQQEAVETEGQELNQQLGALRTEIASLREEIHTLRDAIGQRRS, from the coding sequence ATGAAAACACCGGTACGCTTTGTTCCCCCTACCGCCTTTGAATTGTTGATGATGGTGCTGTCCATCGTGTCACTGGTGGCCGTGGTACTGCACCAGTTCGGCCCTTTTAATGCCAACGAAAAGGAGCTGCTGCTCTACCTCGACACCGGTATCTGCGTGATCCTGCTCAGCCACTTTTTTTATGGGCTGGCCAGGGCACCCAGCAAGAAACGCTTCCTCAAGGTGCACTGGATTGACTTTATCGCCTCCATTCCGGCCATTGACGTGTTGCGCTACGGCCGAATTTTTCAGGTGCTGCGGGTGCTGCGCATGCTGCGGGTCGCCAATCAGGTTATTCGCCACCTGCTGAAACACAGTGGCAGCACCATGATGGCCTCCATGCTGCTGGTGCTGGTGGTGGTGATCAGCGGCAGTGCCATCGCCATTCTGATGACCGAAGCCGGCCACCCCGACTCCAACATCGAAACCGCCGAAGACGCCATCTGGTGGGCCCTGGTGACCATTTCCACCGTGGGTTATGGCGATCACTATCCGGTGACCACCGCCGGCCGCATTATCTCCTCGGTGGTCATCTTTGCCGGGGTAACCCTGTTTGCCGGTGTGTCGGGCCTGGTGGCCTCGGCGGTGCTCAGCCCCAAAACCGAGGAGCAACAGGAGGCGGTGGAAACCGAAGGGCAGGAGCTGAACCAACAGCTGGGCGCCCTGCGCACCGAAATCGCGTCATTGCGGGAAGAAATACACACCCTCAGGGATGCCATCGGCCAGCGGCGCTCCTGA
- a CDS encoding universal stress protein, producing the protein MTEPYQYKHILAAVDMTEKNRKVIAKAVDRARANNAKLSVIHVDVDLKDLYTEMIDIDIDNIQDQVVADAKQRLEDYLADIDYPIEKKLVICGDLTLKVNEAVEQHGVDLLICGHEQSFWSLLTSSARQLMNTVPCDLLVVPLPKG; encoded by the coding sequence ATGACAGAGCCGTATCAGTACAAACACATTTTGGCGGCGGTCGACATGACCGAGAAAAACCGCAAGGTGATCGCCAAGGCGGTAGACAGGGCCCGGGCCAACAACGCCAAACTGTCAGTCATTCATGTGGACGTGGATCTCAAGGATCTCTATACCGAGATGATCGACATCGACATCGACAACATTCAGGACCAGGTGGTGGCCGACGCCAAGCAACGGCTGGAAGACTACCTGGCCGATATTGACTATCCCATCGAGAAAAAACTGGTGATCTGCGGCGATTTGACGCTCAAGGTCAACGAGGCGGTTGAGCAACATGGCGTCGACCTGCTGATCTGCGGCCATGAGCAAAGCTTCTGGAGCCTGCTTACCTCTTCTGCCCGCCAGCTGATGAATACCGTGCCCTGCGATCTGCTGGTGGTACCCCTGCCCAAGGGTTGA